Proteins encoded within one genomic window of Halorussus salilacus:
- a CDS encoding helix-turn-helix domain-containing protein, giving the protein MTDDTPSSRRSTPDGGSEPRDVNEAVAEEWVEETTPFERVYEIVHRTYEPESADRIADRARVSATTARKHLRTLVDSGEVATTEDGATTRYRRSETAIVTEHAQSLLSELTPEEIASGIADMKASIREWREEYGVESPEEFARELDVADADDERGAVLTEWQTTRRNLALAQAAVAISDAHQSGHLTGTDTDDDGNGDTSVVV; this is encoded by the coding sequence ATGACCGACGACACGCCCTCGTCGCGTCGCTCGACTCCCGACGGCGGGAGCGAACCGCGTGACGTGAACGAGGCCGTCGCGGAGGAGTGGGTCGAGGAGACCACGCCGTTCGAACGCGTCTACGAGATAGTCCATCGGACCTACGAGCCCGAATCGGCCGACCGCATCGCCGACCGCGCTCGCGTGTCGGCGACCACGGCGCGAAAGCACCTGCGGACGCTCGTCGACTCGGGCGAGGTCGCGACGACCGAGGACGGGGCGACGACCCGCTACCGCCGGTCGGAGACCGCCATCGTCACCGAACACGCCCAATCGCTCCTCTCGGAGCTCACGCCCGAGGAGATCGCGTCCGGAATCGCCGACATGAAGGCCTCTATCCGGGAGTGGCGCGAGGAGTACGGCGTCGAGTCGCCCGAGGAGTTCGCCCGCGAACTCGACGTTGCCGACGCCGACGACGAACGCGGGGCGGTTCTGACCGAGTGGCAGACGACGCGGCGGAACCTCGCGCTCGCGCAGGCGGCGGTCGCCATCAGCGACGCCCACCAGAGCGGCCACCTCACCGGCACGGATACGGACGACGACGGGAACGGGGACACCTCCGTCGTGGTATGA
- a CDS encoding A/G-specific adenine glycosylase, translating to MSDGPETDWSLPDDLPAVREALTSWYAEDHRSFPWRETADAYEILVSEVMSQQTQLGRVVEAWEAFLDEWPAPEALAAADRADVVGFWTSHSLGYNNRAKYLHEAAEQVVEEYDGEFPETPDELQNLMGVGPYTANAVASFAFDNGDAVVDTNVKRVLHRAFDVPDDDSAFEAAANDLMPDGESRIWNNAIMELGGVACEQSPKCDSAGCPWREWCHAYETGDFTAPDVPTQPSFEGSRRQFRGRVIATLKEYDELPLSKLGPRVRVDYAPEGEYGREWLRGILDDLERDGLVEVVENETDANGGEAVARLRK from the coding sequence ATGAGCGACGGACCCGAGACCGACTGGTCGCTACCCGACGACCTCCCGGCGGTCCGCGAGGCCCTGACCTCGTGGTACGCCGAGGACCACCGGTCGTTCCCGTGGCGCGAGACCGCCGACGCCTACGAGATTCTGGTCTCGGAGGTCATGAGCCAGCAGACCCAGCTCGGCAGGGTCGTCGAGGCCTGGGAGGCCTTTCTGGACGAGTGGCCCGCGCCCGAGGCCCTCGCGGCGGCCGACCGCGCCGACGTGGTCGGCTTCTGGACGAGCCACAGCCTCGGCTACAACAACCGCGCGAAGTACCTCCACGAGGCCGCCGAGCAGGTCGTCGAGGAGTACGACGGCGAGTTCCCCGAGACGCCCGACGAGCTACAGAATCTGATGGGCGTCGGCCCCTACACCGCCAACGCGGTCGCCTCCTTCGCGTTCGACAACGGCGACGCCGTGGTCGACACCAACGTCAAGCGCGTGCTCCACCGCGCCTTCGACGTTCCCGACGACGATTCGGCGTTCGAGGCCGCCGCGAACGACCTCATGCCCGACGGCGAGTCCAGAATCTGGAACAACGCCATCATGGAACTCGGGGGCGTCGCCTGCGAGCAGTCGCCCAAGTGCGACTCGGCGGGGTGTCCGTGGCGCGAGTGGTGTCACGCCTACGAGACCGGCGACTTCACCGCGCCCGACGTGCCGACTCAGCCGAGTTTCGAGGGCAGCAGGCGGCAGTTCCGGGGGCGCGTGATTGCGACCCTGAAGGAGTACGACGAACTCCCGCTGTCGAAGCTCGGGCCGCGCGTCCGGGTTGACTACGCTCCCGAGGGCGAGTACGGCAGGGAGTGGCTCCGCGGGATTCTGGACGACCTCGAACGCGACGGACTGGTGGAGGTCGTCGAGAACGAGACGGACGCGAACGGCGGCGAGGCGGTCGCGCGACTCCGAAAGTAG
- a CDS encoding YgaP family membrane protein, whose amino-acid sequence MKPNVGGSDEEFRVSVGPLLLLVAAASNRGLIRLHPALEAAAAAVGAILTVTGLTRRCPANTALGRDTSDSGLSEEARTARERAVQ is encoded by the coding sequence ATGAAACCGAACGTCGGCGGGTCCGACGAGGAGTTCCGCGTCTCGGTCGGGCCGCTCCTGCTGTTGGTCGCGGCCGCGTCGAACCGAGGGCTGATTCGGCTCCACCCCGCGCTCGAAGCGGCCGCGGCCGCTGTCGGCGCGATACTCACCGTCACCGGACTGACGCGGCGGTGTCCCGCGAACACCGCGCTCGGCCGGGACACGTCCGACTCGGGGCTGTCCGAGGAGGCCCGAACCGCCCGCGAGCGGGCGGTTCAGTGA
- a CDS encoding RNase P subunit p30 family protein, which yields MQLYEGVHAHPDADSTVARTAATAADYGFDGVVVRNHSDALADYDAETVADEYGVDVVEGVEIRAEGPEQASGHVGNYRPKCTILGIHGGTNALNRFAVESDRVDVLAHPMRGRGDFNHVLAKAAVDHDVRVEFDLSRVLRDDGGPRVQALQDLRKLRELVEKYDAPYVVSANPRSHLQLRAPRELAAVGEAVGFSAEGIREGLREWGRLAERNRERMSDDFIAPGVERGRYEEEPSGPR from the coding sequence ATGCAACTCTACGAGGGCGTCCACGCCCACCCCGACGCCGACAGCACCGTCGCGCGCACGGCCGCCACCGCCGCCGACTACGGCTTCGACGGCGTGGTCGTGCGCAACCACAGCGACGCGCTCGCCGACTACGACGCCGAGACGGTCGCCGACGAGTACGGCGTGGACGTTGTCGAGGGCGTCGAGATACGGGCGGAGGGTCCCGAGCAGGCCAGCGGTCACGTCGGCAACTACCGACCAAAGTGTACGATTCTGGGAATCCACGGCGGGACGAACGCGCTCAACCGCTTCGCGGTCGAGTCCGACCGCGTGGACGTGCTCGCCCACCCCATGCGCGGGCGAGGGGACTTCAACCATGTGCTGGCGAAGGCCGCGGTCGACCACGACGTGCGCGTGGAGTTCGACCTCTCGCGGGTCCTCCGCGACGACGGCGGCCCGCGGGTGCAGGCTCTGCAGGACCTCCGAAAGCTCCGCGAGCTGGTCGAGAAGTACGACGCGCCCTACGTCGTGAGCGCGAACCCCCGCTCGCACCTCCAGTTGCGCGCGCCCCGCGAACTCGCCGCGGTGGGGGAGGCGGTGGGGTTCTCCGCCGAGGGGATTCGAGAGGGCCTGCGCGAGTGGGGACGACTCGCCGAGCGCAACCGCGAGCGCATGTCCGACGATTTCATAGCGCCGGGGGTCGAACGCGGCAGGTATGAAGAAGAGCCTTCAGGACCACGCTGA
- a CDS encoding class I SAM-dependent methyltransferase — MKKSLQDHADRFDEVAGEYDDSQNDTEEYRACVSLVVEHADPDSDDTVVDLGTGTGAIALALADDAGRVVGRDISEGMMERAREKAAEQGIENVEFGEGRFREPNVASADIVVSNFAMHHLSDEEKREAIEVIAELGPRRFVLGDVMFFGEPDPDEPFYSPEVDDPSTVGHLADVMTDAGFSLTAVERVHEQVGVLVAERSPE, encoded by the coding sequence ATGAAGAAGAGCCTTCAGGACCACGCTGACCGATTCGACGAGGTGGCGGGCGAGTACGACGACAGCCAGAACGACACCGAGGAGTACCGCGCCTGCGTGTCGCTGGTCGTCGAGCACGCCGACCCCGACTCGGACGACACCGTGGTCGACCTCGGGACCGGCACGGGAGCTATCGCGCTGGCACTGGCCGACGACGCCGGGCGCGTCGTCGGCCGCGACATCAGCGAGGGGATGATGGAGCGCGCCCGGGAGAAAGCGGCGGAGCAGGGCATCGAGAACGTCGAGTTCGGCGAGGGCCGTTTCCGAGAGCCGAACGTCGCGTCGGCCGACATCGTCGTCTCGAACTTCGCGATGCACCACCTCAGCGACGAGGAGAAGCGCGAAGCCATCGAGGTAATCGCCGAGCTGGGGCCGCGGAGGTTCGTGCTCGGCGACGTGATGTTCTTCGGCGAACCGGACCCTGACGAACCCTTCTACAGCCCCGAGGTCGACGACCCCTCGACGGTGGGCCATCTGGCCGACGTGATGACGGACGCCGGGTTCTCGCTGACCGCGGTCGAGCGCGTCCACGAGCAGGTGGGCGTGTTGGTGGCCGAGCGGAGTCCCGAGTAG
- a CDS encoding ribbon-helix-helix protein, CopG family — protein MHLDHLDMEEITIELGEEELERLDDVAFAEYRDNRETAIRDMLDEWLKERKG, from the coding sequence ATGCATCTGGACCACCTCGACATGGAGGAAATCACCATCGAACTCGGCGAGGAGGAACTCGAACGGCTGGACGACGTGGCGTTCGCGGAGTACCGGGACAACCGCGAGACCGCGATACGGGACATGCTGGACGAGTGGCTGAAGGAGCGCAAGGGGTGA
- a CDS encoding Rpp14/Pop5 family protein has translation MKHLPKHLQPRWRYLAVVLEAWPDADFDRRDFQRSVWFSAQNLLGDAGSADADLKVLRFDFSEGTGEAIVRARRGHAEEARAALACIDEVNRDPVGLFVAGISGTVRACEEKYLRRAAEFRDERKVVFGDAQRSAVVRGNRLDVPTDGAFAGATELDFE, from the coding sequence ATGAAACACCTCCCGAAGCATCTCCAGCCCCGGTGGCGCTACCTCGCGGTCGTCCTCGAAGCGTGGCCCGACGCCGACTTCGACCGCCGGGACTTCCAGCGCAGCGTCTGGTTCTCCGCCCAGAATCTGCTGGGCGACGCGGGAAGCGCCGACGCCGACCTGAAGGTCCTGCGATTCGACTTCTCCGAGGGGACCGGCGAGGCCATCGTGCGAGCGCGCCGAGGTCACGCCGAGGAGGCGCGAGCGGCGCTTGCCTGCATCGACGAGGTTAACCGCGACCCCGTGGGCCTGTTCGTCGCAGGTATAAGCGGTACGGTCCGTGCCTGTGAAGAAAAGTATTTACGACGAGCGGCCGAATTTCGGGACGAGAGAAAAGTCGTGTTCGGGGACGCTCAGCGGTCGGCAGTCGTCCGAGGCAATCGCCTCGACGTGCCGACCGACGGCGCGTTCGCGGGCGCGACGGAACTCGATTTCGAGTGA
- the psmA gene encoding archaeal proteasome endopeptidase complex subunit alpha: MQGQAQQQAYDRGITIFSPDGRLYQVEYAREAVKRGTASIGVRTEGGVVLAVDKRIRSELMERTSVEKIHKADDHIGIASAGHVADARQLIDFARRQAQVNRLRYGEAIGVETLTKEVTDHIQQYTQVGGARPFGVALIIGGIENGEPRLYETDPSGTPYEWKALAVGADRGEIQDYLEENYNEGADLDGGIELALRALATVNDDELSPEGVGVATIDAETESFLELTNDEIEEYLGEFELLADDTDEQTDEE, translated from the coding sequence ATGCAGGGACAAGCCCAACAGCAGGCCTACGACCGTGGGATTACCATCTTCTCCCCGGACGGACGGCTCTATCAGGTCGAGTACGCCCGCGAGGCCGTCAAGCGCGGCACGGCGAGCATCGGCGTCCGCACGGAAGGCGGCGTCGTGCTGGCCGTGGACAAGCGCATCCGTTCGGAACTCATGGAGCGGACGAGCGTGGAGAAGATTCACAAGGCCGACGACCACATCGGCATCGCCTCGGCGGGCCACGTCGCCGACGCCCGCCAGCTCATCGACTTCGCCCGGCGGCAGGCGCAGGTCAACCGCCTGCGCTACGGCGAGGCCATCGGCGTCGAGACGCTGACCAAGGAGGTCACCGACCACATCCAGCAGTACACGCAGGTCGGGGGCGCGCGTCCGTTCGGCGTCGCGCTCATCATCGGCGGCATCGAGAACGGCGAACCCCGCCTCTACGAGACCGACCCCTCCGGGACGCCCTACGAGTGGAAGGCGCTGGCGGTCGGTGCCGACCGCGGCGAGATTCAGGACTACCTCGAAGAGAACTACAACGAGGGTGCCGACCTCGACGGCGGTATCGAGCTCGCGCTCCGCGCGCTCGCGACGGTCAACGACGACGAACTCAGCCCCGAGGGCGTCGGCGTGGCCACAATCGACGCCGAGACCGAGTCGTTCCTCGAACTCACCAACGACGAGATCGAGGAGTACCTCGGCGAGTTCGAACTGCTCGCCGACGACACCGACGAGCAGACCGACGAGGAGTAA
- a CDS encoding succinylglutamate desuccinylase/aspartoacylase domain-containing protein has protein sequence MRIEQLGAGTPEIAVVAAIHGDEPCGLRAVEALLADPPEVERPVKLVVANEEALERGVRYVDEDLNRAFPGDPDADTHEGRLAADLAREVRDCTTLALHSTQSYGEPFAVTDTVGAVARTVCPHLPVSVLVDTQNETDGRLIEYPHTVEVECGYQGSEAAAENAVELTRGFLRATGALPAEEVPAADRDEVAVFRLGRKIPKEPAGEYRVLAENFERVDAGESFAAADDREVVADEPFYPVLLSAYGYESIFGYRSERVGVLDA, from the coding sequence ATGCGAATCGAACAGCTAGGCGCGGGCACGCCGGAGATAGCCGTGGTCGCCGCGATTCACGGCGACGAGCCCTGCGGTCTCCGCGCGGTCGAGGCGCTACTCGCCGACCCGCCCGAGGTCGAGCGCCCCGTGAAGCTCGTCGTCGCCAATGAGGAGGCGCTCGAACGCGGCGTGCGCTACGTCGACGAGGACCTCAACCGCGCGTTCCCGGGCGACCCGGACGCCGACACCCACGAGGGGCGACTCGCCGCCGACCTCGCGCGCGAGGTCCGGGACTGCACCACGCTGGCGCTACACTCCACCCAGTCGTACGGCGAACCGTTCGCGGTCACCGACACGGTCGGCGCGGTGGCCCGGACCGTCTGTCCACACCTCCCCGTCTCGGTGCTGGTGGACACCCAGAACGAGACCGACGGACGGCTCATCGAGTACCCACACACCGTCGAGGTCGAGTGCGGCTATCAGGGCTCGGAGGCGGCCGCCGAGAACGCCGTGGAGTTGACCCGCGGCTTCCTGCGGGCGACCGGCGCGCTCCCGGCCGAGGAGGTCCCGGCGGCCGACCGCGACGAGGTGGCGGTGTTCCGTCTGGGCCGCAAGATTCCCAAGGAACCCGCCGGCGAGTACCGGGTGCTCGCCGAGAACTTCGAGCGCGTCGACGCGGGCGAGTCGTTCGCGGCGGCCGACGACCGCGAGGTGGTCGCCGACGAACCGTTCTACCCCGTCCTGCTGTCGGCGTACGGCTACGAGTCCATCTTCGGCTACCGGAGCGAGCGCGTCGGCGTGCTGGACGCGTAA
- a CDS encoding ArsR/SmtB family transcription factor: MTTTERQYEMVPTTGPHSPERDAPLDAVFDAVGDRECRTLLRHLAETDGGPVAVEDLAERLAESDATGRTTARLHHTLLPKLADAGFLDYDADDRTVRYRSDRRLEAVLSTLDRGVEESPVSLDALLDALSAFRRRRALVTLLTHGDLPLADLADEVAVGEYDRPLPEIDAETVLEVYLSLYHTHVPKLADAGLVEYDQQGDFVALTDAAAAVEPRVRALCDHGE, encoded by the coding sequence ATGACGACGACCGAACGCCAATACGAGATGGTACCGACCACCGGCCCGCACAGCCCCGAGCGTGACGCTCCGCTCGACGCCGTCTTCGACGCGGTAGGCGACCGGGAGTGTCGGACCCTCCTCCGGCATCTCGCCGAGACCGACGGCGGTCCGGTCGCCGTCGAGGACCTCGCCGAGCGACTCGCCGAAAGCGACGCCACCGGTCGAACGACCGCTCGGCTCCACCACACCCTCCTGCCGAAGCTCGCCGACGCCGGGTTCCTCGACTACGACGCCGACGACCGGACGGTCCGGTACCGGTCGGACCGCCGCCTCGAAGCCGTGCTCTCGACCCTCGACCGCGGGGTCGAGGAGTCGCCGGTCTCGCTCGACGCGCTTCTGGACGCCCTCTCGGCGTTCCGCCGTCGCCGCGCGCTCGTGACGCTGTTGACCCACGGCGACCTCCCGCTCGCCGACCTCGCCGACGAGGTCGCGGTCGGCGAGTACGACCGGCCCCTCCCGGAGATCGACGCCGAGACCGTACTGGAGGTCTACCTCTCGCTGTACCACACCCACGTCCCGAAGCTCGCCGACGCGGGCCTCGTCGAGTACGACCAGCAGGGCGACTTCGTGGCCCTGACCGACGCCGCCGCCGCGGTCGAACCCCGCGTCCGGGCGCTGTGCGACCACGGCGAGTAG
- a CDS encoding DUF309 domain-containing protein encodes MDDHTRDPMVGPPTGDPTGWLPERGMWEHGTLRRAVIHGVALYNSGEYHESHDCFEDEWYNYGSGTTESAFLHGMVQVAAGAYKHFDFEDDGGMESLFRTALRYLRDVPDDFYGVDLPDVRATMTDALADPTALHGWRISLDGELPKARIEDYEYAERLD; translated from the coding sequence ATGGACGACCACACCCGAGACCCGATGGTCGGCCCGCCGACGGGCGACCCGACCGGGTGGCTCCCCGAGCGGGGGATGTGGGAGCACGGGACCCTCCGGCGCGCGGTCATCCACGGCGTCGCGCTCTACAACTCCGGCGAGTACCACGAGTCCCACGACTGCTTCGAGGACGAGTGGTACAACTACGGGTCGGGGACCACCGAGAGCGCGTTCCTCCACGGGATGGTGCAGGTCGCGGCGGGCGCGTACAAGCACTTCGACTTCGAGGACGACGGCGGGATGGAGAGCCTGTTCCGGACCGCGCTCCGATACCTCCGGGACGTGCCCGACGACTTCTACGGCGTGGACCTGCCCGACGTGCGCGCGACCATGACCGACGCGCTGGCGGACCCGACGGCCCTCCACGGCTGGCGGATTTCGCTCGACGGCGAACTCCCGAAGGCTCGCATAGAGGACTACGAGTACGCCGAGCGACTCGACTGA
- a CDS encoding DMT family transporter, producing MSWTTLVVAGLFEVAWAIGLKYSDGLTNPRATAATVVALVVSMVLLARAVEDLPVGTAYAVWTGIGAVGTATLGIVLFEEPADLSRVAFVGVIVVGIAGLHVTSGH from the coding sequence ATGTCGTGGACAACGCTGGTCGTCGCGGGGCTGTTCGAGGTGGCGTGGGCCATCGGCCTGAAGTACTCCGACGGCCTGACGAACCCCAGAGCGACCGCGGCGACGGTCGTCGCGCTCGTCGTCAGCATGGTGTTGCTCGCGCGGGCGGTCGAGGACCTCCCGGTCGGGACGGCCTACGCGGTCTGGACCGGCATCGGCGCGGTGGGGACCGCCACGCTCGGCATCGTCCTGTTCGAGGAACCCGCCGACCTCTCGCGGGTCGCCTTCGTCGGCGTCATCGTGGTCGGCATCGCGGGCCTCCACGTCACCTCGGGCCACTGA
- a CDS encoding Lrp/AsnC family transcriptional regulator encodes MSEDSIDHIDKGILYLLQENARNNTTSAIAEQVDVASSTVGNRIKRLEDRGVITGYHPSVDYQTAGMSHHVVVVGTVPFDDQRRVADAATEVDGVVRVRELLAGEGNVTVEVIGRSQTEIEERIGALTDLGLDPERVEMVTRETAQPFNHFGEQFVSDG; translated from the coding sequence ATGAGCGAAGATAGCATCGACCACATCGACAAAGGCATCCTCTACCTGCTCCAGGAGAACGCCCGGAACAACACCACTTCGGCCATCGCCGAGCAGGTCGACGTGGCGTCAAGCACGGTCGGCAACCGCATCAAGCGACTGGAGGACCGGGGAGTCATCACCGGCTACCACCCCTCGGTCGACTACCAGACGGCGGGGATGAGCCACCACGTCGTGGTCGTCGGGACGGTTCCGTTCGACGACCAGCGCCGCGTCGCCGACGCCGCGACCGAGGTCGACGGCGTGGTTCGGGTCCGGGAACTGCTCGCGGGCGAGGGCAACGTCACCGTCGAGGTCATCGGCCGGTCCCAGACCGAAATCGAGGAGCGAATCGGGGCCCTGACCGACCTCGGTCTCGACCCCGAGCGCGTCGAGATGGTCACGCGCGAGACCGCCCAGCCGTTCAACCACTTCGGCGAGCAGTTCGTGAGCGACGGGTGA
- a CDS encoding PHP domain-containing protein, whose product MPVTHDYHVHSNYSDGSVMPGMVRAAADAGLEAVGFADHCNVADRERMRRAKREYGFNLDRTYPLRREAIETLRERFDLTVYDAVELDYDPRDEAAIADFLDEADFDYALGSVHHVDGENVQSSAEFADRSPVERRAIVERYYESLVSLAESELFEIAAHVDLVERTPELRGYTTADHREMVADAFARSPTVPEVNAGRALGDYGEFHPASDLFDALRERGVEFVVGSDSHAPAELRERVPALAERFEAADAEPVRLFEG is encoded by the coding sequence GTGCCCGTCACTCACGATTATCACGTTCACTCGAACTACTCCGACGGGTCGGTCATGCCGGGGATGGTCCGGGCGGCCGCCGACGCCGGACTGGAGGCGGTCGGGTTCGCAGACCACTGCAACGTCGCCGACCGCGAGCGGATGCGACGAGCCAAGCGCGAGTACGGCTTCAACCTCGACCGGACCTACCCCCTCCGGCGCGAGGCCATCGAGACGCTCCGCGAGCGGTTCGACCTGACGGTCTACGACGCGGTCGAACTCGACTACGACCCGCGCGACGAGGCCGCCATCGCCGACTTCCTCGACGAGGCCGACTTCGACTACGCGCTCGGGAGCGTCCACCACGTCGACGGCGAGAACGTCCAGAGTAGCGCGGAGTTCGCCGACCGCTCTCCGGTCGAGCGTCGCGCAATCGTCGAGCGATACTACGAGTCGCTCGTGAGCCTCGCCGAGTCGGAACTGTTCGAAATCGCCGCCCACGTCGACCTCGTCGAGCGGACCCCCGAACTCCGGGGCTACACCACGGCCGACCACCGCGAGATGGTCGCCGACGCGTTCGCGCGCTCGCCCACGGTGCCCGAAGTCAACGCCGGGCGCGCGCTGGGCGACTACGGCGAGTTTCACCCCGCGTCCGACCTGTTCGACGCCCTGCGCGAGCGCGGCGTCGAGTTCGTGGTCGGGTCCGATTCCCACGCGCCCGCGGAACTCCGCGAGCGCGTCCCCGCGCTCGCGGAGCGCTTCGAGGCCGCCGACGCCGAACCGGTTCGGCTGTTCGAGGGCTAG
- a CDS encoding RNA ligase family protein, translating to MKQYPEIPRAEEAPDLFEGGHLWLQEKIDGAHLRFQLRESGLLRFGDRTRVFGEEVPGPYRHAARHVRENLDRAALREAVSEPEGFVFFGEATHAHRIEYDWDRMPSFLGFDVWSARKEAFLPPDAVEKIHRRLGLHPVDTFEKEVRATDFDPGSYEIPTSEWYDGPAAGVVVRNKTGGRAQIPNPAVPDADGADPVDTAETDPIDADPDALAEEYATDERFEAVASALRESDRPVTFDAVYDRVVERIFREEHARLFEDRADLDVRAFKSAVAARTQEYLGG from the coding sequence GTGAAGCAGTACCCCGAGATTCCGCGCGCCGAGGAGGCACCCGACCTGTTCGAGGGCGGCCACCTCTGGCTACAGGAGAAGATAGACGGCGCGCACCTCCGCTTTCAGCTTCGGGAGTCGGGACTCCTCCGGTTCGGCGACCGGACCCGGGTCTTCGGCGAGGAGGTGCCCGGGCCGTACCGCCACGCCGCGCGTCACGTCCGGGAGAACCTCGACCGGGCGGCCCTGCGGGAGGCGGTCTCCGAACCCGAGGGGTTCGTCTTCTTCGGCGAGGCGACCCACGCCCACCGAATCGAGTACGACTGGGACCGGATGCCCTCGTTCCTCGGGTTCGACGTGTGGTCGGCGCGCAAGGAGGCGTTCCTCCCGCCGGACGCGGTCGAGAAGATACACCGGCGACTCGGCCTGCACCCCGTCGATACCTTCGAGAAGGAGGTCCGGGCGACCGACTTCGACCCGGGGAGCTACGAGATTCCGACCTCGGAGTGGTACGACGGCCCCGCCGCCGGGGTCGTCGTCCGGAACAAGACCGGCGGGCGCGCCCAGATTCCCAATCCGGCTGTTCCGGACGCCGACGGGGCCGACCCGGTCGACACCGCCGAGACCGACCCAATCGACGCCGACCCCGACGCGCTCGCCGAGGAGTACGCGACCGACGAGCGGTTCGAGGCGGTCGCGAGCGCCCTGCGCGAGTCCGACCGCCCGGTCACGTTCGACGCGGTCTACGACCGGGTCGTCGAGCGCATCTTCCGTGAGGAACACGCGCGACTCTTCGAGGACCGCGCCGACCTCGACGTTCGGGCGTTCAAGTCGGCGGTCGCGGCCCGGACCCAGGAGTACCTCGGCGGCTAG